A region of Plectropomus leopardus isolate mb chromosome 16, YSFRI_Pleo_2.0, whole genome shotgun sequence DNA encodes the following proteins:
- the ncoa1 gene encoding nuclear receptor coactivator 1 isoform X3, with protein MSAVGENPLDPATPESRKRKGSPCDTSGQSVEKRRRELECRYIEELAELLSSNMGDIASLSVKPDKCHILKSTVDQIQQMKRREQEKAALQSPDDEVQKSDISSSSQGLVEKEALGPMLLEALDGFFFVVNREGRIVFVSENVTSYLGYAQGELMTSSVYSILHVGDHNEFVRNLLPKSLVNGMPWPQEPGRRNSHTFNCRMLKRPPDELDSENPEARQQYEIMQCFTVSQPRTMQEEGEDLQSCLICIACRIPRTQPFSTESFITKQDPTGKIISIETSALRATGRPGWEDLVRKCIYAFFQPQGKEPSHAKKLLHEVMTHGTAISPLYHFTLSDGTPLSAQTRCKFCCPPNPDVQPFIMGIHTIDREHNTASSQENTNPSLPPTLGSLAQTPSRSPSLPPGSNWTQGSGLAASGLHPNNTNTSPHGHNPATPTGYLTPNRTCPQQVNSPSPLSSPLTATPTSFMSPRMPRASPGLGGSPRVPGNPFSPSTPGLHSPAGELSSGGSLTRQQSGGDGSSSASSGSTGTFSLSSPVLQRQASTPTGSSTRPPSAKDGGEGGGEDSGKAPLPSASQLGNPRLNQLLDSNGTGVESNNNRTHCTSSPHPPNPPAPQCPASHSTLTERHKILHRLLQDTSPNDASTTTDEGLNKTEVEIKKEPPASPALTTPPPKSGSSSREPQDHQLLRFLLDTDEKDLGDLPPPSALSLQTVRVKVEKRASVEGVACAGSAGAAGVASKPAGVCSSSACISPKSSPVGENRRDSRRDSRDSTMSGGPVEMDPLTQLLPGLRGPSGAKQGSEDSATPGGGPQLHSPAPQPSAQLQSPLPQLQSPLSQPQSLSQLQSPSPQLHSPSPQLKLQSPTQLQPGEASTPRNVNVKREPPGTPNRGLSDGGPPSGCSLQSQSSFDFCSPPTPSQTQNQGQGDPFQTPKDSSPFPEAEIINPFSSSTGLSKMDVGDSQFQPLALSDTLAFDGLGTPLQAPLASPQEQCVPCTLDEVLGPPTTPEGRNDEKALLEQLVSFLSGTDESELAELDKALGIDKLVQGGCFDPLPQNFPTQQPTATPGSVDSKLPTYTSQFTPAPQAQFPPELATVVGPQGLGFGAPRVAFPGGTTGIGLRPGMTRPQGINTQLRLPPNQLRLQLQQRLQGPQQLQNRMAGLNAFPGGAQHVNIGIRQGVQQPQMPSQQPPLNAQMLAQRQRELYSIQHRQRQLFQQKVMLMRQNMAGTPTGAVGPIGTARVPKGPSTTPQQTQQQQQQQQFNFPPGFNPLTGKSPTSPSHFSPITGGPLDNKLPGRVPLNTQTLMGGVQGQFSSTVNSSLQQGLFQQFGGSAIAQQDPSFPPEMSPTSPLLSPQNSTSQSPLLQQAPPPGYQSPEMKSWQQTGISSNSLFSQSGQSAGQAFGQQGVYNNMSITVSMAGGSGGVASLPPMGQPVGMSNSNLSNVGSVCSDQQL; from the exons tgtGGAGAAGCGGAGACGGGAGCTGGAGTGCCGCTACATCGAGGAGCTGGCTGAGCTGCTGTCATCAAACATGGGCGACATTGCCAGTCTCAGTGTCAAGCCCGACAAGTGCCACATCCTCAAGAGCACTGTGGACCAAATCCAGCAGATGAAACGGCGTGAGCAGG AGAAAGCAGCTCTTCAGTCTCCCGATGATGAGGTGCAGAAGAGCGACATCTCCTCCAGTAGCCAGGGGCTGGTGGAGAAAGAGGCGCTGGGGCCCATGCTGCTAGAG GCCCTTGAtgggtttttctttgttgtcaaCCGGGAGGGCCGCATCGTCTTCGTTTCTGAAAACGTGACGAGTTACCTTGGATACGCCCAGGGTGAGCTGATGACCTCAAGTGTCTACAGCATCCTCCATGTGGGAGACCACAATGAGTTTGTTCGCAATCTGCTGCCCAAAAGCTTGG TGAACGGCATGCCGTGGCCACAGGAACCTGGCCGAAGGAACAGCCACACCTTTAACTGTCGCATGCTGAAGAGGCCACCAGACGAGCTGGATTCAGAAAATCCGGAGGCTCGGCAACAATATGAGATCATGCAGTGTTTCACCGTGTCCCAACCACGGACCatgcaggaggagggagagg accTGCAGAGCTGCTTGATCTGTATTGCGTGTAGGATACCTCGCACCCAGCCTTTCAGCACTGAGTCTTTCATCACGAAGCAGGACCCCACAG GGAAGATCATCTCCATAGAAACTAGTGCTTTGCGAGCAACAGGCCGGCCTGGCTGGGAGGACCTGGTCAGGAAGTGCATCTACGCCTTCTTTCAGCCACAGGGCAAGGAGCCCTCCCACGCCAAGAAGCTGctgcatgagg TGATGACCCATGGCACCGCTATCAGCCCATTGTACCATTTCACATTAAGTGATGGCACCCCGCTCAGCGCTCAGACCCGCTGCAAGTTCTGCTGCCCCCCCAACCCTGACGTACAGCCCTTCATTATGGGCATTCACACTATTGACAG GGAACATAACACTGCTAGCTCTCAGGAAAACACTAACCCCAGCCTTCCACCGACCCTCGGCAGCCTTGCCCAAACTCCCTCCCGCtccccttctcttcctcccGGCAGCAACTGGACCCAAGGCTCAGGCCTCGCTGCCTCGGGCCTTCACCCCAACAACACCAACACCTCCCCCCACGGACATAATCCAGCCACACCCACAGGCTACCTGACGCCCAATCGGACCTGCCCCCAGCAGGTCAACAGCCCCTCTCCATTGAGCAGCCCACTCACAGCCACCCCTACCTCTTTTATGTCACCCAGGATGCCACGGGCCAGTCCTGGGTTAGGGGGAAGCCCTCGGGTACCGGGGAACCCCTTCTCTCCTTCCACGCCAGGCCTCCACTCCCCAGCGGGGGAGTTAAGTAGTGGAGGCAGCCTCACCAGGCAGCAGTCTGGTGGTGATGGTAGTAGCAGTGCCAGCAGTGGGTCAACCGGGACCTTCTCCTTGTCCTCTCCTGTCCTTCAGAGGCAAGCCAGTACGCCCACAGGCTCCTCTACTCGACCTCCATCTGCAAAAGacggaggagaaggagggggtgAGGACTCCGGTAAAGCCCCCCTTCCTTCTGCCTCCCAGCTGGGTAACCCCAGACTCAATCAGCTCCTGGATAGCAATGGGACAGGAGTTGAATCTAACAACAACAGAACCCATTGCACCTCATCACCTCATCCTCCGAACCCTCCTGCCCCTCAGTGCCCTGCCTCACACAGTACTCTAACAGAACGACACAAGATCCTGCACCGGCTGCTCCAGGACACCAGTCCCAACGATGCCTCCACCACCACAGACGAAGGACTAAACAAAACTGAGGTCGAGATCAAGAAGGAGCCGCCTGCCAGTCCAGCTCTGACCACACCACCTCCCAAATCCGGCTCCAGCTCCAGAGAGCCACAGGACCACCAGCTACTCCGCTTTCTCCTGGACACAGACGAAAAG GACTTGGGGGACCTGCCACCTCCATCTGCTCTCAGCCTGCAGACGGTTAGGGTAAAAGTGGAGAAGAGAGCCAGTGTGGAGGGAGTGGCCTGTGCGGGGTCTGCTGGTGCTGCAGGAGTTGCATCCAAACCTGCAGGAGTTTGCAGTAGCTCTGCGTGCATCAGCCCAAAATCGAGCCCCGTCGGAGAGAACCGCCGAGACAGCCGCAGAGACAGCCGAGATTCCACG ATGTCTGGTGGCCCTGTTGAAATGGACCCTCTCACCCAGCTGCTGCCTGGCCTGAGAGGCCCAAGTGGGGCCAAGCAGGGCAGTGAGGATTCAGCAACCCCTGGAGGAGGCCCCCAGCTCCACTCTCCAGCCCCTCAGCCCTCAGCTCAACTCCAGTCCCCTTTGCCTCAGCTCCAGTCCCCACTGTCCCAGCCGCAGTCCCTTTCCCAGCTGCAGTCACCGTCACCCCAGCTACACTCCCCTTCCCCACAGCTCAAACTGCAGTCACCCACTCAGCTCCAGCCTGGCGAGGCCAGCACTCCCCGCAACGTAAATGTCAAGAGAGAGCCTCCCGGCACTCCTAACAGAG GACTCAGCGATGGTGGCCCGCCCTCTGGCTGCAGCCTCCAGAGTCAGTCATCCTTTGATTTTTGCAGCCCCCCGACTCCAAGCCAGACACAGAACCAGGGACAGGGAGACCCCTTCCAGACCCCCAAAGACAGCAGTCCCTTTCCAGAGGCAGAAATTATCAACCCATTCAGTTCAAGCACTG GCCTGTCCAAGATGGATGTGGGAGACTCCCAGTTCCAGCCTCTCGCTCTGTCTGATACCTTGGCCTTCGATGGTCTTGGAACCCCTTTGCAAGCTCCTTTGGCATCACCACAAGA ACAGTGTGTGCCCTGTACGCTGGATGAAGTGCTGGGCCCACCGACCACACCTGAGGGCCGAAATGATGAGAAAGCTCTACTAGAGCAGCTCGTCTCCTTCCTGAGTGGGACTGATGAGAGTGAACTGGCTGAGCTGGATAAGGCATTGGGTATTGACAAACTTGTGCAG GGTGGCTGTTTTGATCCTTTGCCCCAAAACTTTCCAACCCAGCAACCTACTGCCACTCCAGGTTCTGTTGACTCTAAGCTCCCCACCTACACTTCCCAATTTACACCAGCTCCACAGGCCCAGTTTCCTCCAGAGTTGGCCACGGTGGTGGGGCCACAGGGCCTTGGGTTTGGAGCCCCCCGGGTTGCTTTCCCCGGTGGGACAACGGGCATCGGGCTGAGGCCAGGCATGACACGACCACAGGGGATCAACACTCAGCTCAGGCTGCCACCAAATCAACTGcgcctgcagctgcagcagaggctGCAGGGCCCACAGCAG CTCCAGAACAGGATGGCAGGCTTGAATGCGTTTCCTGGAGGAGCCCAGCATGTGAACATCGGGATTCGTCAGGGGGTCCAACAACCTCAGATGCCCTCACAG CAGCCTCCACTAAATGCTCAAATGCTGGCCCAGCGTCAAAGGGAGCTGTACAGCATACAGCACCGCCAGCGCCAGCTTTTCCAGCAGAAGGTCATGCTGATGAGACAGAACATGGCAGGCACTCCAACCGGAGCCGTGGGGCCCATCGGAACTGCCAGGGTCCCAAAAGGGCCCTCAACAACGCCTCAACAGAcgcagcaacagcaacagcagcagcagttcaaCTTCCCACCAGGGTTCAACCCATTGACGGGAAAATCCCCTACCTCACCAAGTCACTTCAGCCCCATAACCGGGGGCCCTCTGGACAACAAACTGCCCGGCAGAGTTCCCCTGAATACCCAGACGCTGATGGGCGGCGTGCAGGGCCAGTTCAGCAGCACCGTGAACTCCTCATTGCAACAGGGCCTGTTTCAGCAGTTTGGAGGGTCTG CTATTGCCCAGCAAGATCCATCTTTCCCTCCTGAGATGAGCCCGACCAGCCCGTTGTTGTCACCTCAAAACTCCACCTCCCAGAGTCCTCTGCTACAGCAAGCCCCACCCCCTGGCTACCAGTCACCAGAAATGAAGAGCTGGCAACAGACAGGCATCAGCAGCAACAG CCTGTTCAGTCAGTCAGGACAGAGTGCAGGGCAGGCTTTTGGCCAGCAGGGGGTCTACAACAACATGAGCATCACCGTCTCCATGGCTGGGGGCTCAGGTGGTGTCGCCTCTTTACCTCCCATGGGGCAGCCGGTTGGCATGAGCAACAGTAACCTCAGCAACGTCGGTTCAGTGTGCAGCGACCAGCAG CTGTAA